The genomic stretch GCCATCCGCGGCAGCAGCACCATGCCGGCGGCTGCGCCACCGACCGAAAGCATAAACGCACGACGTTTCATCGTTGTCTCCCTGGTTCGCCTGCGGGCCATCCCGCGGCAGGTCAATCTGACGCCGACCGTAGAGCCCAGACTAATCTCGGCTGGCCCGCTGGCAAGCGAAAAATGGAACGGAAATTCCATTGTGACAGCGTGCGCCTGATTTATTCCGCGCGCCTGCTGTCGCCGCTTAAACCGCACTCCGATGACAGCAGCATGACAGGGCGAAAGCCCCGGAAACCGGGGCTTTCAGCGTGGTGATGACGTCAGTTCTGCGACAAGAAATGCCGGCCGACCTCAGCGAACAATTCGAGGTCGGCCAGAGAGTCGGTCAGCAACGTCTTGGGCTTTTCCCCGGTCGTTACTGCATGATGGAACGCGCCGAGCTCGACCCGGAAAGCATCCTCGTAGAACGGTCCGATGATCTCGGTGCCGGTCGAATGGAGATCGGAGGTGGTGATCTCCAGTCGGGTGGGAAGGTTGCGCACATACGGGGTGTCGTAGTTGATCTTGAAGTGCTGGTTCAGCGTCAGCACTTCGATGCCGGCATCGAACCGCGCCACATCGTGGATCACCGCTTCGTAGAGGGCGGTGAAGCTGCCGTAGTCGAACATGACAAGCACGTTCTCCCCGCGATGCTGCCGTGCCGCCGCTACTCCGAGCGGTGCGCCGAAAAGTTCACGCATCGCAGAAAAGCTGTGGGACGATAGACCGGTGAGCACCTGGTAGGCCCGCAACTGATCCGGCCGCGCCTCGCCCATCACCGATTTCAGCAGCGCCTGGGTCTGCACCCGCCCATCGGCTATCGCCTCTGCCGGCACATCCGTCGGCCGGAAGATGTTGCGGGATTGGTCGACGAAGAACTGGCTCTCGCGGATCAGGTCACGGATCCGCACATGGCGGATCTCCTCGCGTGGCGGCAGTCGCTCCTTGAGCGCCGTGAAGGCCGGCGCGAAGCGGCGCATATAGCCGACGAACACCGTCTTGGAGTTGGTCTTTTCGAGCTCGAGCAACGGCTTCAGTTCTGCCGCCGTCAAGGCGGCCGGCTTTTCGATGAAGACGTGCTTGCCGGCGCGGATGGATTTTTCCAGCAGCGGGGCGTGGAGGAAATCCGGCGTCAGGATGAACACTGCATCGAGCGAGGGGTCGGCGATCAGTGCCTCGGCGCTCGTGTGCCGGGTCTTCACCCCATAGCGCTCCGCCACATGCGCAACGAGGCTCGGGGAGACATCGGTCACCGCCGCGATTTCGAAGCGCTGGTCGTCTGCCAGGAGCGGCAGGTGCATCAGCTGCGCCACTTCACCGAGGCCGATAAGGCCAACTCTGAGCTTTGCCATCACGCGATCGCCTGCATGTACATGTAGTTGCGTTTCGCGAGCTGCAGCGGCGTTTCCGCTGCGTTCTCGGCGATGTCCTGTTCGACGACGATCGGTCCATCGAAGCCTTTGGCGCCGAGAAAGCGCATCACCGCCTGGATGTCGACGGCGCCGTCGGTCAGGGGAGCCATCACCCCGGCGCCATAGGAGGCCGCCACCGAGAGCTTCCCGTCCAGTACGCGCTGTCGCACGGCGGCGTCGACGTTCTTCAGATGCATATAGGCAATCCGCCCCCACACCTTCTCCATGTAGGCGAGGGGATCCTGGCCCCAGAAGGCGTGGTGCCCGGTGTCGAAGCAGAGGTCGATCTCGGTTTCCGCGAGCAGCCGGTCGATCTGCCGCTCGAACTCGACGGCCGTGCCGATATGCGGGTGGAAGCTCGCCTTCAGCCCGAACTCGCCCTCGATCACCGCCTGGGCCTCGCGCACGGTGGCGGTGAGACCGTTCCAGCCGTCGCGGTCGAGCACGCCTTCCTGTCCCTCGGGGTACCAGTTGCTCTCATCCATGATGACGAGGTGCCTGGCACCCAGGTCCTTCAGCAGCGGCGCCAGCTCCCTGAGCGTCGCCATCAGCACCGGCGCCGAGCCCCGGTCGCCGAAAGTGTGGACGTGCGTCGCGCCGATCAGCGTCAGCCCGCGCTTTTCGAGCTCCGGTCCCAGCACCGCCTTGTCCTTGGGCAGGAAGCCGAACGGCCCGAGCTCGGTGCCGCGATAGCCCGAAGCGGCGACCTGATCGAGATACTCCTGCCAGGTGTAGGCGTTGCCGGTGGGATAGTTGATGCCCCAGGAACACGGGGCATTGCCGATAAACATGAGCTAGTCCTGGTCGATGTAGATTGGGTTGGAAATGGCGCGCCGGATCGGCTCGTCCGTGAGGTGCGTGTCCCTGAGCTGCCACGGCAGTTCACCGCGTTCGCTCGCCGCCTTGGTGAATTCCTCCACCAGCCAGGGCCGGCTGGCTTTGGCGATGATCTCGGCGCGGATGAAGCCCTGGGTTCCCTGGAGCAGCGCAATCTCGCCCTCCCACTCGCCGGCGAGGATCTCCTGCTCGCCGACGACCCCCGAAGCGTCGATCCAGTGCAGCAGGTCGCCCCGCGCTCCGCGCACCTTGGCGCGTGCCCTGAGCAGAGGTTTGCGATGCACCGCCGACCCCATTGGCGCATCGCCGATGCTGATCTCGAGGTGCGGGCCTTTCGGCCCCTCCGTCACGTAGCCGCGCCCGGCCTTCATTGCCGCGAGGACCGCCTCCTCGCTGAGCTCCGGCAGCCACAGCACCGTGGTCGGCCGCGCCAGCACCAGCGGACCTTCCGGCTGGAGCTTGGCCGGTTGATGGAAGTCGCTGCCGCCGATGGCCGAGATCCGCAAGCCCGAGGCCAGCCGTTCCTGCCAACGGGCCAGCGACACCCAGTTCCACGCCATCCAGGTCGACTGCCAGACCTCCTGGCAGTCAGCCGCAGGGAACTCGTAGTCCCAGGGAATGGTCGGCTTGTCGTGGTTGATCGACAGGAGGCCGCCCTTCCGGTGCACCATATCGGCCAGCACATGCGCGTCCGACGGCTTGGTCATGCGGAAGTCCATCCACTCGTCGACCCCATAGACATTGGCGTGTCCGACGGCGGTGGTCACCTCCATGCCGCGCACGAACACCAGGTCCGGCGATGACGCCGGATGGAAATAGCGCCGCTGGGTGATGGTGTTGTGGTCGGCGATGGCGAGGAAATCGAGCCCTGCCTGCACGGCCGCCTGGTGCAGCGTCTCGGGCGATCCAGCGGCGTCGGAATGGAATGTGTGGCAGTGGAGGTCGCCGCGATACCACCCGGCTCCGGCGCGCACCGGAAAGGTCCGCTCCGGTTGCGGATTGGTCGGGCGTTCGCTGCTGTCGAGATCGATGGTCACCGTCACTTCGGCACCATCCGGCGGCACCTTGTAGAGCCCGAGAATGACGTTCCATTCGCCGGCCGGCATCGGCCCGTGCACATAGCCCGGCGTAGCGCTGTCGGTCGCGACGTGGAACCGATCGCGGAACCCACCGGACCAACCCCGGAACCCGCCTTCGGACGGGTAGGGGGTCATGGCAGGGTCGAACATTCCGAGGTCGATCACGCAGTCATCGGCCTTGGGATAGGCGAGTGTCACATCGATCCGCGTCGTGCCCACGGGGACAGTGACGGGGATGTAGAAATAGGGGTTCGCTGCCTGGTCGGCGCGAGTGACGTGGGCTTTGACGATCCGGGTCATGCCGCAACTCCGGCGCGGGCTGACCCCCACCCCTGTCCCCTCCCCCTGAAGGAGGGGGAGGGAGCCGAGAACTCCGCATTCAGTGTGAGGGTCTCCCTCCCCCTGTTTGGGGGGAGGGGACAGGGGTGGGGGGCAGCCCGCATCGGCTTCTCAGTCAGCGCAGCCAGGCTCACAGCGGCTGCTCCCCATCCGCCGGGATGCGGTTGCCTTCCGCGTCGAACAGCGTGGCGTGGGTGCCGCTGAAGGTGAACGCCACGTTCTCCGTCGTCTCGACTGCATCGTCGGTGAAGATCCGGGCCGTCACCCGACCGCCGTCCTGGCGCTCGAAGGTCACCAGCTTTTCGGGGCCCATATTCTCGTTGGCAAACAGCTTGCCGCTGACCATGTTGACGTCGTTGATCGTGCCCATGCTGAGGTGCTCGGGCCGCACGCCCAGTGTCAGCCTGGCGCCTCTGCCGAGCGCCGCCTTGATCCCCTGCGAGACCGGCACATCGCGCACCAGCACGCCATGGGCGCGCAGTTGCAGCCGGTCGCCCTCCATGCTGCCGTCCACCGGGATCATGTTCATCGGCGGGTTGCCGACGAAGTTCGCCACGAACGTCGTGGCCGGCCGCCGGTAGATCTCGATCGGCGGCGCAAATTGCACGATGCGACCGCGGTCCATCACCGCGATGCGCGTCGCCAGCGCCATGGCTTCCGCCTGGTCGTGCGTCACGTAAACCGCCGTCATCCCCATGTCGCGCTGCAGGTGGTTGAGGAAGCCCCGGGCTTCCAGGCGAAGCTTGGCGTCGAGGTTGGAGAGCGGCTCGTCGAACAGGTACACCCGGCTCGGATAGACCAGCGCCCGCGCCAGCGAGGTGCGCTGCTGCTGCCCGCCGGAGATCTGGCTCGGCAGCCGGTTCAGCAGCTCGCCGATCTTCAGGACGTCCGCCACTTCCTTGGCCCGCTTGTGCCGCTTTTCGACGCTCTCGCCCCGCACCTTCAGCGGATAGGCGATGTTGTCGGCGAGGTTCATGTGCGGGTAGAGCGCATAATCCTGGAACACCATCGAGATCTGTCGATCCTTGGGGTGGAGGTGCGTCACGTCGTCGGGCCCGATCATGATCTTGCCCGAGCTCGGTGTTTCGAGCCCGGCGATCATCCTCAGACTGGTGGTCTTGCCGCAGCCCGAGGGGCCGAGCAGGCAGATGAACTCGCCGTCCGCGACCTTGAAGCTGATGTCAGAGACGGCGTTGAAGCTGCCGAAGCTCTTGGTGACGTTCTGGAATTCGACCGAGGCCATTACGCTTTGATTCCACCGAAGAAGCGGAAGCCGAACTTCCAGCTGACGAAGAGATAGAGGGCGACGACGGGCAGGGAGTAGATCAGCGAATAGGCTGCAAGCAGCGTCACGATCGGCGTCCCCGCCTCCGAGTAGAACGAGTAGATGGCGACCGACGACGGCATCAGATCGTCGGAACGCAACAGGATGAAGGGGATGAGGAACGAGCCCCAGATGTTGACGAACGCCCACACCACAACCACGACGATGCCCGGCCGGATCACCGGCAATGCCACGTCGAAGAACGCCTGCACCGGCGAGGCGCCTGCGACCATGGCGCTTTCCTCGTAGGTTCTGGGAATGCCGTCGATGAAGTCGCGCAGGATGAACATAGCCGTGGGCAGCAGCCCGCCGGCGAACACCAGGATCACGGCGATATGGGTGTCCATCAGCCCGACCGACGAGATGATCAGGAAGATCGGCACCATCGCCGCCGTGCCCGACACCACCGAGGAGAACAGCAGCAGGACATAGGTGATCATCCCCTTGCCGGGGATCGACGAACGGGAAAGGGCATAGGCTGCCAGCGTCGCGGCGGCCGCCACGAGGATCACCCCGCCGACGCTCTGGATCAGGCTGTTGAGTAGCCCGCGCATGGCAAAGCCGTTGCCGAACACCGTCATGAAGTTCTTCAGCGTCCACGGATCGGGAATGGCGATACCCAGTTCCGCCCGCGCGTTGAACGGCGCGAAGATGAACCAGATCAGCGGCAGCGCGAACAGGATGCCGATGATCGCAGCCAGCGCCGAGAAGCCGATACGGGCGACGAGTTGCGGGAAGCTCAGCCTCATTCTTCCACCGCCTTGGCTTTCTTGCGCCCGAACGACAGGTAGATCAGCGCGAATACCAGGTTGATCAGCATGATGATCACCCCCACGGCCGCACCCTTGCCGAAGTCGAACTCACGGAAGGCGATGCGGTAGTTGTAGATCGACAGCAGCTCCGTGCGGTAGCTCGGCCCGCCATTGGTCAGGATGAAAGGCGTGAACACGTTGAACGTCCACATGGTGATGAGGATCAGGTCGGTGACCACATGTCCGCGGATCAGCGGCAGCCCGATATCGCGGAACTTCTGCCAGCTAGAGGCGCCCGCCACATCCGCCGCCTGGAAATAGCTGGGCGGGATCGAGGCGAAGGCCGAGTTGAACAGCATCATCGAGAACGCGGCGCCGCGCCAGGTGTTGAAGATGACGATCACCCAGAACGGCTGTTGCAGCAGGAAATCTCCGGCCGGCAGGCCGAGGCCGCGCAGGATCATGTTCAGCGTGCCGTTGTCGTAGTCGAGGAAGGCGAACCAGGCGAAACCGATCACCACCTCTGGCAGGATCCAGGCGGCGATCACCGCGGTCTCGACAATGCGCTTGAGGGCAGGGGGGATGGTCTGCATCAGCCAGGCCAGCAGCAGGCCCAGCAGTGCCTGGCCCACCAGCGCCGACAGCAGCACGAACTGCGTGGTGAGGATCAGCGAAAAGCCGAACTGCCCGCGGGTGAAGAACGTCGTCGGGTCGAACAGCTGGATATAGTTCTGCAGCCCGACGAAATCGGGGTTGAGGGCCGTCTTGCCCAGCAGCGTCCGGTTGGTGAACGAAACGACGATCACCCAGAAGAACGGCAACAGCACGAAGACGCCGACCAGCGCGGCAGCGGGCGCAAGGAACGCGGCGCCGGCCCGATGCGAGAGCAGCGAGAAGTTTTTCTTGGTCATGCTGCGCTCGTCCTGACCGAAGCAGACGGCCCCCTCCCGGCCTCCCCCATGAAGGGGGAGGTGAAGAGTCGAGCTTGTGGTTTGATCGTGCCAAGCACTCGATGCGGCACCTCCCCCTTCATGGGGGAGGATGGGAGGGGGCCGTCTGCCAGCGGCTTCATCTCTTCAAGCAATATGACAAACCCCAACCGAAAAGAGGAACCTCCCCGGCCGCAGACAGGGTGCCGGGGAGGCGTTCCCAGGGAGCGCCCGGCTCAGGGAGGGCCGGGCGTGGGAGGACAGGTTTAGGCGGGCCGCGTCACGGCAGCCCGTCGAACTCAGAGCTTCGAGACCGTGTTCGCTTCGCCGACGATGGCGATCACCGCCGC from Devosia sp. A16 encodes the following:
- a CDS encoding ABC transporter ATP-binding protein, yielding MASVEFQNVTKSFGSFNAVSDISFKVADGEFICLLGPSGCGKTTSLRMIAGLETPSSGKIMIGPDDVTHLHPKDRQISMVFQDYALYPHMNLADNIAYPLKVRGESVEKRHKRAKEVADVLKIGELLNRLPSQISGGQQQRTSLARALVYPSRVYLFDEPLSNLDAKLRLEARGFLNHLQRDMGMTAVYVTHDQAEAMALATRIAVMDRGRIVQFAPPIEIYRRPATTFVANFVGNPPMNMIPVDGSMEGDRLQLRAHGVLVRDVPVSQGIKAALGRGARLTLGVRPEHLSMGTINDVNMVSGKLFANENMGPEKLVTFERQDGGRVTARIFTDDAVETTENVAFTFSGTHATLFDAEGNRIPADGEQPL
- a CDS encoding Gfo/Idh/MocA family protein, whose protein sequence is MAKLRVGLIGLGEVAQLMHLPLLADDQRFEIAAVTDVSPSLVAHVAERYGVKTRHTSAEALIADPSLDAVFILTPDFLHAPLLEKSIRAGKHVFIEKPAALTAAELKPLLELEKTNSKTVFVGYMRRFAPAFTALKERLPPREEIRHVRIRDLIRESQFFVDQSRNIFRPTDVPAEAIADGRVQTQALLKSVMGEARPDQLRAYQVLTGLSSHSFSAMRELFGAPLGVAAARQHRGENVLVMFDYGSFTALYEAVIHDVARFDAGIEVLTLNQHFKINYDTPYVRNLPTRLEITTSDLHSTGTEIIGPFYEDAFRVELGAFHHAVTTGEKPKTLLTDSLADLELFAEVGRHFLSQN
- a CDS encoding CehA/McbA family metallohydrolase, translating into MTRIVKAHVTRADQAANPYFYIPVTVPVGTTRIDVTLAYPKADDCVIDLGMFDPAMTPYPSEGGFRGWSGGFRDRFHVATDSATPGYVHGPMPAGEWNVILGLYKVPPDGAEVTVTIDLDSSERPTNPQPERTFPVRAGAGWYRGDLHCHTFHSDAAGSPETLHQAAVQAGLDFLAIADHNTITQRRYFHPASSPDLVFVRGMEVTTAVGHANVYGVDEWMDFRMTKPSDAHVLADMVHRKGGLLSINHDKPTIPWDYEFPAADCQEVWQSTWMAWNWVSLARWQERLASGLRISAIGGSDFHQPAKLQPEGPLVLARPTTVLWLPELSEEAVLAAMKAGRGYVTEGPKGPHLEISIGDAPMGSAVHRKPLLRARAKVRGARGDLLHWIDASGVVGEQEILAGEWEGEIALLQGTQGFIRAEIIAKASRPWLVEEFTKAASERGELPWQLRDTHLTDEPIRRAISNPIYIDQD
- a CDS encoding carbohydrate ABC transporter permease, with the translated sequence MRLSFPQLVARIGFSALAAIIGILFALPLIWFIFAPFNARAELGIAIPDPWTLKNFMTVFGNGFAMRGLLNSLIQSVGGVILVAAAATLAAYALSRSSIPGKGMITYVLLLFSSVVSGTAAMVPIFLIISSVGLMDTHIAVILVFAGGLLPTAMFILRDFIDGIPRTYEESAMVAGASPVQAFFDVALPVIRPGIVVVVVWAFVNIWGSFLIPFILLRSDDLMPSSVAIYSFYSEAGTPIVTLLAAYSLIYSLPVVALYLFVSWKFGFRFFGGIKA
- a CDS encoding carbohydrate ABC transporter permease, whose translation is MTKKNFSLLSHRAGAAFLAPAAALVGVFVLLPFFWVIVVSFTNRTLLGKTALNPDFVGLQNYIQLFDPTTFFTRGQFGFSLILTTQFVLLSALVGQALLGLLLAWLMQTIPPALKRIVETAVIAAWILPEVVIGFAWFAFLDYDNGTLNMILRGLGLPAGDFLLQQPFWVIVIFNTWRGAAFSMMLFNSAFASIPPSYFQAADVAGASSWQKFRDIGLPLIRGHVVTDLILITMWTFNVFTPFILTNGGPSYRTELLSIYNYRIAFREFDFGKGAAVGVIIMLINLVFALIYLSFGRKKAKAVEE
- a CDS encoding sugar phosphate isomerase/epimerase family protein; this translates as MFIGNAPCSWGINYPTGNAYTWQEYLDQVAASGYRGTELGPFGFLPKDKAVLGPELEKRGLTLIGATHVHTFGDRGSAPVLMATLRELAPLLKDLGARHLVIMDESNWYPEGQEGVLDRDGWNGLTATVREAQAVIEGEFGLKASFHPHIGTAVEFERQIDRLLAETEIDLCFDTGHHAFWGQDPLAYMEKVWGRIAYMHLKNVDAAVRQRVLDGKLSVAASYGAGVMAPLTDGAVDIQAVMRFLGAKGFDGPIVVEQDIAENAAETPLQLAKRNYMYMQAIA